The Tripterygium wilfordii isolate XIE 37 chromosome 5, ASM1340144v1, whole genome shotgun sequence genome window below encodes:
- the LOC119998684 gene encoding uncharacterized protein LOC119998684: MAERVLLDYQRMSSDSHSMKSTSATPSKDNEVDNTSAPLWNYVTRLEKVGGNGGNWKWQCKFCNVIYTSSHSRVKAHLLKIGRCGIAVCKKITADSVSEMNRVIEQAEMRSRPLQIRPPTSQSVGHGQPLMSQSSVFSTSTMESMGTKKRKDTSPLEKAFSNEAHEELGSLIARMFYSSGLPFHFARNPYYIQAFTFACNHNICGYVPPGYNALKTTLLQKEKARIERLLLPIKGTWKEKGVSIVSDGWTDVQRRPLINFMAASESGPIFLKAVNCGGERKDKKFIANLMKEIILDVGELNVVQVITDNTPVCKAAGLIIETQFPTIFWTPCVVHTLNLVLKNVCAAKHTESESDIMFEECSWIADIVGDVVFIKKFITTHSMRLAIYNKFVPLKLLAVAETRFASNVVMLRRFKLVKRGLQEMLISDMWDVFREDDVGGARFVKEKIFDDVWWDKIDYILSFTGPIYDMLRFVDMNKPTLHLIYEMWDSMIENVKKVIYRHEIKQMNEESRFFSVIYSVLVDRWTKSITPLHCLAHSLNPRYYSEAWLNEDSTRIAPHRDEEISEGRNKCLRKYFPNNEDRKKVNVEFARFSEAMDVFSEYDSLSDRGALDPKAWWCVYGSPAPLLQSLALKLLYQPCSSSCCERNWSTYSFIHSFKRNKIQPQLAEDLLFVHTNLRLLSRKSEQYSKGESRMWDVAGDSFDPLDGVGELEIANLSLDEPELEAVLFGQGDDAQDNVIGE; encoded by the exons ATGGCCGAGCGGGTTCTGTTAG ATTATCAAAGAATGAGCTCAGATAGTCATAGTATGAAATCTACATCTGCTACCCCTTCTAAAGATAATGAAGTTGACAATACTAGTGCCCCGCTTTGGAATTATGTCACTAGATTAGAAAAGGTTGGTGGAAATGGTGGAAATTGGAAGTGGCAGTGCAAATTTTGCAATGTGATTTATACTTCCTCTCATTCTCGAGTGAAGGCACACTTACTAAAAATAGGTAGGTGTGGGATAGCAGTGTGCAAGAAAATTACTGCAGATTCTGTAAGTGAAATGAATAGGGTAATTGAACAAGCGGAAATGAGGTCAAGACCTCTACAAATTCGACCTCCAACTTCCCAATCTGTAGGCCACGGGCAACCACTTATGAGTCAAAGTTCAGTTTTTAGTACAAGCACTATGGAGTCCATGGGAACAAAGAAGAGGAAGGATACTTCTCCTTTAGAGAAGGCTTTTAGTAATGAAGCCCATGAGGAGCTTGGAAGCTTAATAGCAAGGATGTTTTACTCTAGCGGGTTGCCATTCCACTTTGCCAGGAATCCATACTATATTCAAGCTTTCACATTTGCTTGTAACCATAATATATGTGGTTATGTCCCTCCAGGGTATAATGCTTTGAAAACAACTTTGCTCCAAAAGGAAAAAGCACGCATTGAGAGATTGCTACTACCAATCAAGGGAACTTGGAAAGAGAAAGGGGTGAGTATTGTCAGTGATGGATGGACTGATGTTCAAAGGAGGCCTcttattaatttcatggctgCCTCAGAGAGTGGTCCAATATTTCTTAAAGCTGTTAATTGTGGAGGTGAGAGAAAAGACAAGAAATTTATTGCTAACTTGATGAAGGAGATTATTCTAGATGTTGGTGAGCTAAATGTTGTGCAAGTTATTACAGATAATACTCCTGTTTGCAAGGCAGCAGGTTTGATCATTGAGACTCAATTTCCCACCATCTTCTGGACTCCTTGTGTGGTTCATACTCTTAATCTTGTATTGAAGAATGTATGTGCTGCCAAACATACCGAGTCTGAGAGTGATATTATGTTTGAAGAATGTAGTTGGATAGCTGATATTGTTGGGGATGTggtattcataaaaaaatttatcactACTCACTCTATGAGGCTAGCTATATATAACAAGTTTGTTCCTTTGAAGCTTCTCGCAGTTGCCGAGACTAGATTTGCTTCTAATGTTGTAATGTTGAGAAGGTTTAAACTTGTGAAGCGTGGACTTCAAGAAATGCTTATTTCTGATATGTGGGATGTTTTTAGGGAAGATGACGTAGGCGGAGCTAGATTTGTGaaggaaaaaatatttgatGATGTTTGGTGGGATAAGATTGATTATATTCTTTCCTTCACTGGTCCTATATATGATATGCTTCGATTTGTTGATATGAATAAACCTACACTTCATTTGATTTATGAGATGTGGGATTCTATGATTGAGAATGTTAAAAAGGTTATATACAGACATGAAATCAAACAAATGAATGAGGAGTCAAGGTTTTTCTCAGTGATATATTCTGTTCTTGTGGATAGATGGACCAAGAGCATTACACCTCTTCATTGCTTAGCACATTCCTTGAATCCTAG GTATTATAGTGAGGCATGGCTTAATGAGGATTCTACTCGAATTGCTCCACATAGAGATGAAGAGATTTCGGAAGGGAGAAACAAATGTTTGAGAAAATATTTTCCAAATAATGAGGATAGAAAGAAGGTGAATGTGGAATTTGCTAGATTTTCAGAAGCTATGGATGTATTTTCTGAATATGATTCTTTGTCTGATAGAGGAGCTCTTGATCCGAAGGCATGGTGGTGTGTTTATGGTTCTCCTGCTCCTTTACTGCAAAGTCTAGCGTTGAAGCTACTTTATCAACCAtgctcttcttcttgttgtGAAAGAAACTGGAGCACCTATTCATTTATCCACTCGTTTAAAAGGAATAAAATTCAACCACAACTTGCTGAAGATTTGTTGTTTGTACACACAAATCTTCGTCTTCTTTCGAGAAAAAGCGAGCAATATAGTAAAGGAGAATCAAGAATGTGGGATGTGGCTGGAGATAGTTTTGATCCATTAGATGGTGTTGGGGAACTTGAAATCGCTAATCTATCTCTCGATGAACCAGAATTAGAAGCGGTGTTATTTGGTCAGGGTGATGATGCTCAGGATAATGTTATTGGTGAATGA
- the LOC119998683 gene encoding serine/threonine-protein kinase KIPK2-like, whose product MGSSSGTCEIVEAGEEVSPVQHSRGAYQLNSGFRLDGNQRPPVVKLGYKESLEDDINQLFEAISLKTSSKELGSSNQAGTSTSPLRKNALKKPITMGMAQSPRLGNHEKLSLKQALRELCISKASEMAATKRLSKSTSSPRISEAERIKSLFNAVLVEEARGPGLSQNEMSGSMIEISLVPEEGKSNSSRKMPQQLELHKKMLLNQTAKSSPQFSVSTKQNGSEITPMQNDVVSASRKVETQALKLPNLSANYSPRFGAPSRPNYVGDTSVQNEIFCGSRKVRAQALKPPNQSTESSPGFAVSSGQNSFRLAVPLAENGTESKLMQNDIVLTSREAAVTQAVKCELVPKEKLTPSPYPACSDIDDLMLEQDRNAPESTKLPNKASSPKSRRKGRLHTVPPSSSVNPTRVNKSSRNTPLLVKPVLRNRSFVKKKVKQNSTSAVHMSNSPKVNIDPDTSQLVCPKCQCTLQNALNQGSPASHYVNLRAEVGSTYVTSGASKPGFNSSNCDRSGDPGVKVKNHKSKEKGESSHSSKSSLGEYSSSTTISDDSNLSGSSCGNRPHMSKDVRWEAVRLVKMQHGVLRLGHFNLLKKLGCGDIGTVYLAELIGANCLFAIKVMDNEFLARRKKMPRAQTEREILRMLDHPFLPTLYSQFTSDNLSCLVMEYCPGGDLHVLRQKQPGRRFPEPAARFYVAEVLLALEYLHMLGIVYRDLKPENILVREDGHIMLTDFDLSLRCTVSPTLLKSSSSDAVPAKISGPCTQSNCMEPFWIEPSCKVPCFSPRFLPAAAKARKLKDELAAQVRSLPQLVAEPTDARSNSFVGTHEYLAPEIIKGEGHGAAVDWWTFGIFLYELLYGRTPFKGSENDETLANVVLQSLKFPDGPLVSFQARDLIRTLLAKEPENRLGSVKGAAEIKQHPFFEGLNWALIRCAIPPELPEFYDFGYSSVNFQEKSEFLECKATGEHLEFELF is encoded by the exons ATGGGGTCTTCCTCTGGTACTTGTGAAATTGTTGAAGCAGGGGAAGAGGTTAGTCCAGTTCAACATTCTAGAGGAGCTTATCAACTGAATTCTGGGTTCAGGCTGGATGGCAATCAAAGGCCTCCTGTAGTGAAATTGGGATATAAAGAATCTCTCGAAGACGATATTAATCAACTTTTTGAGGCTATCAGTCTTAAAACTTCATCAAAGGAATTAGGTTCTTCAAACCAAGCAGGCACAAGCACCAGCCCCTTAAGGAAGAATGCTTTGAAAAAGCCAATTACAATGGGCATGGCCCAGTCACCAAGACTTGGAAACCATGAGAAGTTGTCTCTAAAACAGGCATTAAGGGAACTTTGTATTTCTAAGGCATCCGAAATGGCTGCTACAAAACGTCTATCCAAGTCAACCAGTTCTCCTCGGATATCTGAAGCTGAGAGGATAAAGAGTTTGTTCAATGCTGTTCTAGTCGAAGAAGCCAGGGGACCTGGTCTCTCCCAAAATGAAATGAGCGGAAGTATGATTGAAATATCATTGGTGCCAGAGGAGGGAAAATCAAACTCTTCCAGAAAGATGCCGCAGCAACTTGAGTTGCATAAGAAGATGTTGCTGAACCAAACAGCCAAGTCTTCTCCTCAGTTTTCTGTTTCAACAAAGCAAAATGGTAGTGAGATTACACCAATGCAAAATGATGTTGTCTCTGCATCAAGGAAAGTTGAAACTCAGGCATTAAAGTTGCCAAATCTAAGTGCtaattattctcctcgttttGGTGCTCCATCTAGACCCAATTATGTTGGGGATACATCTGTACAGAATGAGATTTTTTGTGGATCAAGAAAAGTCAGAGCTCAGGCATTAAAACCACCAAACCAAAGTACCGAGTCTTCTCCTGGGTTTGCAGTTTCGTCGGGTCAAAATAGTTTTCGACTTGCTGTTCCATTAGCAGAAAATGGGACAGAATCCAAACTGATGCAGAATGACATTGTTCTTACATCAAGAGAAGCAGCTGTGACCCAAGCAGTAAAGTGTGAGCTGGTGCCAAAAGAGAAGCTGACACCTTCACCATATCCAGCTTGTTCTGATATTGACGACCTTATGTTAGAGCAGGACAGAAATGCTCCTGAGTCAACCAAGTTACCGAATAAGGCATCATCACCAAAGTCAAGGCGAAAAGGCAGGTTGCACACAGTTCCTCCTTCTAGTTCTGTGAATCCTACCCGGGTAAACAAGTCAAGTAGAAATACTCCCCTTCTAGTGAAGCCGGTTCTCAGGAACAGGAGTTTTGTTAAGAAGAAAGTAAAGCAGAATTCAACTTCTGCTGTCCACATGTCTAATTCACCCAAAGTAAACATTGATCCTGATACAAGTCAATTAGTTTGCCCAAAATGCCAATGTACTTTGCAAAATGCACTGAATCAAGGTTCTCCAGCTTCCCACTATGTCAATCTTCGTGCTGAAGTTGGATCAACTTATGTGACCTCTGGTGCAAGCAAGCCAGGCTTCAACTCCAGTAACTGTGACAGAAGTGGAGATCCCGGTGTGAAAGTAAAGAACCATAagtcaaaagaaaagggagagtCATCCCATAGCTCAAAAAGCAGCCTTGGTGAGTATAGTAGCAGTACAACTATCAGTGACGATAGCAATTTAAGTGGGTCTAGTTGTGGCAACAGACCTCATATGTCGAAGGATGTGAGGTGGGAAGCTGTCCGCCTAGTTAAGATGCAGCATGGGGTCTTACGATTGGGACATTTCAATCTTTTAAAGAAGCTTGGTTGTGGTGATATAGGGACTGTATATCTCGCTGAGCTGATTGGTGCGAACTGTCTTTTTGCAATAAAGGTCATGGACAATGAATTTTTAGCTAGGAGAAAGAAGATGCCCAGGGCTCAAACAGAAAGAGAAATATTGAGGATGCTAGATCATCCTTTTCTCCCTACACTATATTCCCAATTCACGTCAGATAATTTATCATGTTTAGTTATGGAGTATTGTCCTGGTGGAGATCTGCACGTTCTGCGGCAGAAGCAGCCCGGCAGGAGATTCCCCGAGCCAGCAGCCAG GTTTTATGTTGCTGAAGTCCTCCTTGCTCTGGAGTACTTGCATATGCTTGGCATTGTCTATCGAGATCTGAAGCCGGAGAATATTCTTGTCCGAGAAGATGGCCACATCATGCTCACGGACTTTGACCTGTCACTCAGATGCACTGTTTCTCCAACTCTCCTAAAATCGTCTTCATCAGATGCGGTACCAGCGAAGATTTCTGGTCCATGCACGCAGTCTAACTGCATGGAGCCTTTCTGGATTGAACCGTCCTGTAAAGTTCCGTGCTTCAGTCCTAGGTTTTTACCTGCTGCAGCAAAagcaaggaagttgaaagaTGAACTCGCAGCGCAGGTTAGGTCATTGCCGCAGCTTGTGGCAGAGCCTACCGATGCTCGTTCCAATTCCTTTGTTGGAACCCATGAATACTTAGCTCCCGAGATCATCAAAGGTGAGGGCCATGGAGCTGCAGTCGATTGGTGGACTTTTGGCATATTCCTCTATGAGCTTCTATATGGTAGAACACCCTTTAAAGGTTCTGAGAATGATGAAACGCTGGCCAATGTGGTGTTGCAGAGCCTCAAGTTCCCGGACGGCCCTCTTGTTAGCTTTCAGGCAAGAGATCTCATCAGAACACTGTTAGCGAAGGAGCCGGAGAATAGATTGGGCTCAGTGAAAGGGGCTGCTGAGATCAAGCAGCACCCATTCTTTGAAGGCTTGAATTGGGCATTGATACGTTGTGCCATACCACCAGAACTGCCAGAGTTCTATGACTTCGGATATTCAAGTGTGAATTTTCAGGAGAAGAGCGAGTTTCTAGAGTGTAAAGCTACGGGAGAGCACCTTGAATTTGAGTTGTTTTAG